The Acidianus manzaensis genome has a window encoding:
- the prpB gene encoding methylisocitrate lyase, with protein sequence MLPKEFTIVPGVFNPFTALLAEKVGFNAVYLSGGALTSSLGIPDIGLITLDELAYMLRKIRDVTNIPIIVDADTGFGEAINVYRTVKILERAGANAIQIEDQRMPKKCGHLDGKEVVQKSDMISKIKAALKARKEALIIARVDSRDVISLDDAIERAKSYVEAGADIIFPEALHSKEEFEKFAKEVKKVPLLANMTEFGKTPFITAEEFKEMGYTYVIFPVTIFRVAAKAMKDALEVLKKEGTQKSLIDKMMTRKEQYEIINYTYYEMLDKELEKLL encoded by the coding sequence TTGTTGCCTAAAGAATTTACAATTGTTCCTGGTGTATTCAATCCTTTTACTGCTTTACTCGCGGAAAAAGTAGGATTTAATGCAGTATATTTATCTGGAGGAGCATTAACATCATCGTTAGGAATTCCGGATATTGGTTTAATTACTTTAGATGAATTAGCTTACATGTTAAGAAAGATTAGAGATGTAACAAATATCCCAATTATAGTTGATGCCGATACTGGATTTGGAGAAGCAATAAATGTATATAGAACAGTAAAAATCTTGGAAAGAGCTGGAGCTAATGCAATTCAAATAGAAGATCAAAGAATGCCTAAAAAGTGTGGACATTTAGATGGTAAGGAAGTAGTACAAAAAAGCGATATGATTTCGAAGATAAAAGCTGCATTAAAAGCAAGGAAAGAAGCGTTAATAATTGCTAGAGTTGACTCAAGAGATGTTATAAGTCTAGATGATGCTATAGAAAGAGCTAAATCATACGTAGAAGCAGGAGCGGATATAATATTTCCAGAAGCTTTACATTCAAAGGAAGAATTTGAGAAATTTGCTAAAGAAGTTAAAAAAGTTCCCTTATTAGCTAACATGACTGAGTTTGGAAAAACCCCATTTATTACAGCAGAAGAATTTAAAGAGATGGGATATACTTATGTTATTTTCCCAGTTACGATATTTAGAGTAGCAGCAAAAGCCATGAAAGATGCGTTAGAAGTGTTAAAGAAAGAAGGCACGCAGAAGTCGCTAATAGATAAAATGATGACAAGAAAAGAACAATATGAAATTATTAATTATACCTACTATGAAATGTTAGATAAAGAACTTGAGAAACTTTTATAA
- a CDS encoding lactate/malate dehydrogenase family protein: protein MTKIAFIGVGKIGQTIVYSSVIDGIFDEIMLYDIIPELPDKFEHELRHAFASRGVKTEIISTNNIDDISNSDIVVIAAGKPRKPGMSRRDLFKDNAKIMIDLASKLPSKNHGAIYVMVANPVDMNASVFAKYSKEMVISTGDQVETMRMRSFIAKKLHVPVNEVDGFVGGEHGEDAVVLWSTVSVKGLPISEYNINKEEVEKYVKEIPGEIIRVMGGTTWGPGTIIADIIKAITLNENRLMSIAMPRKFEDEIIHVSVPTIVGRKIGPSIESLIDEQDRWHLTSAMKDFYDVYKDMLKSLESVENAR from the coding sequence ATGACAAAGATAGCCTTTATAGGTGTAGGAAAAATAGGTCAAACAATAGTTTACTCTTCAGTAATAGATGGAATTTTTGACGAGATAATGCTTTACGATATAATTCCAGAGCTTCCAGATAAATTTGAGCATGAACTTAGACATGCCTTTGCAAGCAGAGGAGTAAAAACTGAGATTATCTCAACAAACAATATAGATGATATTAGTAATTCAGATATAGTAGTTATTGCAGCAGGAAAGCCTAGAAAACCAGGAATGAGTAGAAGAGACTTATTTAAAGACAACGCAAAAATTATGATTGATTTAGCGAGTAAATTACCTAGTAAGAATCATGGTGCAATATACGTTATGGTAGCTAATCCAGTAGATATGAACGCATCAGTTTTCGCAAAATATTCTAAGGAAATGGTAATAAGTACTGGAGATCAAGTAGAGACGATGAGAATGAGATCATTTATTGCAAAGAAACTTCACGTTCCTGTAAATGAAGTTGATGGATTTGTAGGCGGAGAACATGGAGAAGATGCAGTAGTATTATGGAGTACTGTCTCAGTCAAAGGTTTACCCATATCTGAATATAATATTAACAAAGAGGAAGTAGAAAAATACGTAAAGGAAATTCCTGGAGAAATAATTAGAGTTATGGGAGGCACTACATGGGGGCCTGGTACAATAATTGCTGACATAATAAAAGCTATTACATTAAACGAGAACAGATTAATGAGTATAGCCATGCCCAGAAAATTTGAAGATGAAATTATTCACGTAAGCGTTCCAACTATTGTGGGAAGAAAAATAGGACCATCAATTGAATCTCTGATAGATGAACAAGATAGGTGGCATCTAACAAGTGCAATGAAAGACTTTTATGATGTTTATAAAGATATGCTTAAATCATTAGAAAGCGTAGAAAACGCTAGATAA
- a CDS encoding CBS domain-containing protein produces the protein MTAKVSYLISKPVVTINKGTHSIDAAKKMAEHNIGSLIIMDNEKLIGIITERDIIRALGKGISLDLPVEEIGTTKNLITINENDSIYKAAELMAKNNIRHLIVTNNDGKLVGIISIRDLIRESHVLKALSVTSEQEWIGSD, from the coding sequence ATGACAGCAAAAGTATCATATTTAATAAGTAAACCAGTAGTTACAATCAACAAGGGTACACATAGCATAGATGCAGCAAAGAAAATGGCTGAACATAATATAGGATCATTAATAATCATGGATAATGAAAAACTTATAGGAATAATAACTGAAAGAGATATAATCAGAGCATTAGGAAAAGGAATTTCGTTAGACTTACCGGTAGAAGAAATAGGAACTACGAAAAATCTTATAACAATAAATGAAAATGATAGCATATATAAAGCAGCAGAGCTAATGGCAAAAAACAATATTAGACATCTTATTGTAACAAACAATGACGGTAAACTAGTTGGAATAATATCAATTAGGGACTTGATACGTGAATCTCACGTTCTAAAGGCACTTTCAGTTACGTCAGAACAAGAATGGATAGGAAGTGATTAA
- the gltA gene encoding citrate synthase, which translates to MSEISRGLENVFIKATSLTYIDGEEGILRYRGYNIEDLVSNCDYEEIIYLMLYGELPTQSQLKKVKEKINESYELPPQVIKILEELPHEADAIAMMETGFSALASYYDYSWKKEENKERALEIIAKSNSIVANVYRIKEGLRPKVPEPSDSYAKSFLTAAFSREPSEKEVKAMNAALILYTDHEVPASTTAALVTSSTLSDMYSCIVAALAALKGPLHGGAAEAAFKQFMEIKDPSNVDKWFNENIIQGNKRLMGFGHRVYKTYDPRARIFKKYAEEIAKTDDARRYLEIAKKLEEKGIEHFGGKRIYPNTDFYSGIVFYSLGFPVYMFTSLFALSRVLGWLAHIIEYVEEQHRLIRPRALYVGPIKRDFIPLENRQ; encoded by the coding sequence ATGAGCGAAATAAGTAGAGGTTTAGAAAACGTATTTATCAAGGCAACATCATTAACATACATAGACGGAGAAGAAGGAATTCTGAGGTATAGAGGTTACAATATAGAAGATTTAGTTAGTAATTGTGATTACGAAGAAATTATATATCTTATGTTATATGGAGAATTACCTACACAAAGTCAATTAAAGAAGGTAAAGGAAAAAATTAATGAAAGTTATGAGCTACCACCTCAAGTAATAAAAATTCTAGAAGAATTACCTCATGAGGCTGATGCAATAGCAATGATGGAAACTGGATTTAGCGCATTAGCTTCATACTACGATTACTCATGGAAGAAAGAAGAGAATAAGGAAAGAGCATTAGAAATAATTGCAAAATCAAATAGTATAGTAGCAAATGTATATAGAATTAAAGAAGGATTAAGGCCAAAAGTTCCAGAGCCTTCAGATAGTTATGCTAAAAGTTTTCTAACAGCAGCATTCTCAAGAGAACCATCAGAAAAAGAAGTAAAAGCTATGAATGCGGCACTAATTCTTTATACAGATCATGAAGTTCCTGCTTCAACAACTGCAGCATTAGTAACTTCTTCCACTCTTTCGGATATGTATTCGTGCATAGTAGCTGCATTAGCAGCATTGAAAGGCCCACTTCATGGAGGTGCTGCAGAAGCTGCGTTTAAGCAATTTATGGAGATTAAAGATCCATCAAATGTTGATAAATGGTTTAATGAAAATATTATACAAGGAAATAAAAGGTTAATGGGATTTGGGCATAGAGTGTATAAAACATACGATCCTAGAGCTAGAATATTTAAGAAATACGCAGAAGAAATAGCTAAAACTGATGATGCTAGAAGATACTTGGAAATAGCTAAAAAACTAGAAGAGAAGGGAATAGAACATTTTGGTGGAAAAAGGATTTATCCTAATACTGACTTCTACTCTGGCATAGTATTCTACTCGCTAGGATTTCCAGTATATATGTTTACCTCTTTATTTGCTCTTTCAAGAGTACTAGGATGGTTAGCACATATTATAGAATACGTTGAAGAGCAACATAGATTAATAAGACCAAGAGCTTTATACGTTGGTCCAATAAAAAGAGATTTTATCCCATTAGAAAATAGACAATAA
- the soxB gene encoding proton pump complex quinol oxidase subunit SoxB, whose product MSSYLSILSLILYNTKKVIVNFLDKAKKVANPKDTIGLVWLYMFGAVAWLITLGTAAMNMRTYLVYSQNSPAVGPIYYTMLTIHGWSAMLGLVPDAALGIIIFSMYKSGLSVVHRRLVTSMFWISNLGLVFALFGGPDMGWYMYPPLAIEDNSLFQAFRIYHGAMMGAGYLALAFNSACGAIAALTLVIDAYLTKPKDKKINIFAAYGVAFSLVIAITLPALTASELWYTMAIWLPSIVKVNPLLWVILFWFYGHPVVYYVPFPLFGALYYYIPIYAKRSLFSEKWARWNIFLLAIGSMLIWVHHLQTFPLPVDLRAWITVSTLILASGSGLTVLNLGLTILTSNGYNYKDPLGLTFLVALIGFIIGGVQALPLPINIINGVIHNTYYVVGHFHLIIWTLILVGFTGVFIDLLKVTNPNLNFSAKATKLMLAGIIWWTIPFVTVGYLMSAAGYLGLLRRVIAYPPMFVPYMELMSFLAEIGIPGLVVTISTAIAEYVRTSTPSGISLSVPSMPGTMSYVKEIKVYNKNNNDLLNNINKQEIDLNGLKNIIRKDILGGS is encoded by the coding sequence ATGAGTTCCTACTTATCAATTTTAAGTTTAATCTTATATAATACAAAAAAAGTAATAGTAAATTTTCTAGATAAAGCCAAGAAAGTAGCTAATCCAAAGGATACAATAGGCTTAGTATGGTTATATATGTTTGGCGCTGTAGCTTGGCTGATAACATTAGGTACTGCAGCAATGAATATGAGAACCTACCTAGTATATAGTCAAAATTCTCCTGCTGTAGGTCCAATTTACTACACTATGTTAACTATACATGGTTGGAGTGCTATGTTAGGACTAGTACCAGACGCAGCTTTAGGAATAATAATATTTTCAATGTACAAATCTGGACTATCTGTAGTTCATAGAAGACTTGTAACCTCAATGTTCTGGATATCTAATCTTGGCCTAGTATTTGCATTATTTGGAGGTCCTGATATGGGATGGTACATGTATCCACCATTAGCGATAGAAGACAATTCACTATTCCAAGCATTTAGAATATATCATGGAGCAATGATGGGTGCTGGTTACTTAGCACTAGCATTTAACAGTGCATGCGGGGCTATAGCAGCTTTAACTCTAGTAATTGATGCTTATTTAACTAAACCTAAAGATAAGAAAATAAATATCTTCGCAGCTTATGGAGTAGCTTTCTCTTTAGTTATCGCTATAACTTTACCTGCATTAACTGCATCAGAACTATGGTATACTATGGCAATATGGTTACCAAGTATAGTAAAGGTTAATCCTCTACTATGGGTAATCTTGTTCTGGTTCTATGGGCATCCAGTAGTCTACTATGTTCCTTTTCCTCTTTTCGGAGCATTATATTATTATATACCAATCTACGCTAAGAGAAGTTTATTTAGTGAAAAGTGGGCTAGATGGAATATCTTTCTCTTAGCTATAGGTTCTATGCTAATATGGGTACATCATTTACAAACTTTCCCATTACCTGTAGATTTAAGAGCATGGATAACGGTATCTACATTAATTCTAGCATCAGGTTCAGGGCTTACTGTACTTAATTTAGGACTTACTATATTAACTTCTAATGGATATAATTACAAAGATCCCCTCGGTTTAACATTTCTTGTAGCATTAATAGGATTTATAATAGGTGGAGTTCAAGCCCTACCGTTACCTATAAACATAATAAATGGAGTAATACATAATACGTACTATGTAGTTGGACATTTCCATTTAATTATATGGACATTAATATTAGTAGGATTTACTGGAGTGTTTATAGATTTATTGAAAGTTACTAATCCTAATCTTAACTTTAGCGCTAAAGCTACAAAACTAATGTTAGCAGGAATCATTTGGTGGACAATTCCTTTCGTTACTGTAGGATATTTAATGAGTGCAGCAGGATATTTAGGATTATTAAGAAGAGTAATCGCTTATCCTCCTATGTTTGTTCCATATATGGAATTAATGTCATTCTTAGCTGAAATAGGAATTCCTGGTTTAGTTGTTACAATATCTACAGCAATAGCAGAATATGTGAGGACTTCTACTCCCTCTGGAATATCATTGTCTGTTCCCTCAATGCCTGGAACAATGAGCTATGTGAAGGAAATTAAAGTTTATAATAAAAATAATAATGATTTATTAAATAATATAAATAAACAAGAAATAGATTTAAACGGTCTCAAGAATATAATAAGAAAAGATATATTAGGAGGGTCTTAA
- the soxA gene encoding proton pump complex quinol oxidase subunit SoxA, protein MIKMTFPEKLKHHAELAWFIVMLILVAIFVGWNIYGVTHGTSTTYRYGLPLFSGMPKNAQTAVIYFDSHPPANSSWEVVNGILVVNMTITQLKGFTPNIIIANTSQPVVIILHSPDVITGFFMRLPDGVININAPPGYDNYVYFVTPSQPGNYTWRDPEYSAYNFSYFTGILEVK, encoded by the coding sequence ATGATTAAAATGACTTTTCCAGAAAAACTTAAACACCATGCAGAGTTAGCATGGTTTATAGTAATGTTAATTCTTGTGGCAATATTTGTAGGATGGAACATTTATGGCGTAACCCATGGAACTAGCACTACATATAGATACGGTTTGCCATTATTTTCTGGAATGCCGAAAAATGCTCAAACTGCAGTAATATATTTCGATTCTCATCCTCCAGCTAACAGTTCATGGGAAGTTGTTAATGGAATTTTAGTAGTTAATATGACTATAACTCAATTAAAAGGATTTACACCAAATATTATTATAGCAAATACAAGCCAACCAGTAGTAATAATCTTACATTCACCTGACGTTATTACAGGGTTTTTCATGAGACTGCCAGATGGAGTTATAAACATAAATGCTCCTCCAGGTTATGACAATTACGTATATTTTGTTACTCCTTCTCAACCAGGTAACTATACTTGGAGGGATCCAGAATATTCAGCATACAATTTTTCGTATTTTACTGGAATATTAGAGGTGAAATAA
- a CDS encoding Rieske 2Fe-2S domain-containing protein, whose product MKDKIIIKRSDFIFAKRLLWKMRNKNTQFDAKQFMSKGRDYLYEYAEKNAGPLDPSRRAFLKGILIGIGVITVASAIPLVTSLNPQEVSIKKFPWMIIVDSNGNPIQASTYPVNDPTIMLFQYPLLGDITFLLNMGDENNKPVSIPPTDVVIPQTGQKYHFPGGVGPYNSIVAYSAICQHLGCTPPEIHFYPPQYFKPGGTPPNFLPPTAYSAAVANNAKSVIHCDCHGSTYDPWHGAAVITGPTVRPLPYVQLYWDSSTDYLYAVSMNLDAPPIMDHPSDLQGAAYLDSYDESTGCPKLLLSKNQTPSNCYTEMQNDGDTFNGGSS is encoded by the coding sequence ATGAAAGATAAGATAATTATCAAAAGATCAGATTTCATATTTGCAAAACGCTTACTATGGAAAATGAGAAATAAAAACACCCAGTTTGACGCTAAACAGTTTATGTCAAAGGGTAGAGATTACTTATATGAGTATGCAGAGAAAAACGCTGGACCGCTCGATCCTAGCAGAAGAGCATTTTTAAAAGGAATATTAATAGGCATAGGAGTAATCACAGTAGCGTCTGCGATACCATTAGTAACATCATTAAATCCTCAAGAAGTATCGATTAAGAAGTTTCCATGGATGATAATAGTGGATTCTAATGGAAATCCTATCCAAGCTTCAACTTATCCAGTTAATGATCCTACTATAATGCTATTTCAATATCCTCTTTTAGGTGACATAACATTTTTGCTTAACATGGGAGATGAGAATAATAAACCAGTAAGTATTCCTCCAACAGATGTAGTTATCCCTCAAACCGGCCAAAAGTATCACTTCCCAGGAGGAGTAGGTCCTTATAATTCTATTGTAGCATATAGCGCAATATGCCAGCACTTAGGATGTACTCCACCAGAAATTCATTTCTATCCTCCTCAATATTTTAAGCCTGGAGGTACTCCGCCAAACTTTCTACCTCCAACCGCTTATTCTGCGGCAGTAGCAAATAATGCAAAAAGCGTTATACACTGCGATTGTCACGGATCAACTTACGATCCTTGGCATGGTGCTGCTGTTATTACTGGACCAACTGTTAGACCATTACCATATGTTCAGTTATACTGGGACTCATCTACAGATTATTTATACGCAGTTTCAATGAATCTTGACGCACCTCCTATAATGGATCATCCTTCTGATTTACAAGGAGCCGCCTACCTAGATTCTTATGATGAATCTACTGGATGTCCAAAATTGTTATTAAGTAAAAATCAAACACCAAGTAATTGTTATACAGAAATGCAAAATGATGGAGATACTTTCAATGGTGGTTCTTCATGA
- a CDS encoding MmgE/PrpD family protein: protein MELAKIISEYVTSVNYSDLKDKEIHEAKRRIIDSIAVGKASLNSEPSKITERLFNRYLGDGLTLSGNSISPDLASFYNTLAIRYLDFNDTYLSLEPLHPSDMLGGLFSLGKDKKGKDLILSLIVGYEIGTRLCDSASLRKIGFDHVNFLEIATAAALSKYLNLDRNATYNAISISIVPHIALRQTRTGKLSMWKAGAAAEAVRNATFSVLLAKEGFTGPENPFSGNMGFNKLITELDLSKFDNLGTSKILSTSMKKYPVEYHAEAAVEAALNIQYQGEIRRIYVETYEAGVSILADKEKWRPENKETADHSLPFIIASTLLFRNMWLDNYSKIKDEKVIELMDKIQVLENDEYTKIYPKELPIKLEIITDKGKFETEVRSPRGYYNNPMSDAEVEEKAMKLGLGKEKISELWNMENMEVEKIVA from the coding sequence ATGGAACTTGCAAAAATAATTTCTGAATACGTTACGTCAGTTAACTATAGTGATCTGAAAGATAAAGAAATTCATGAAGCAAAAAGAAGAATAATAGATAGTATTGCAGTAGGTAAAGCGTCACTAAACTCAGAACCATCGAAAATTACTGAAAGATTATTTAATAGATACTTAGGTGATGGACTTACTTTATCTGGAAATTCTATATCTCCAGATTTAGCTTCATTCTACAATACTTTAGCTATAAGATATTTAGATTTTAATGATACTTATCTTTCGCTTGAACCTTTACATCCAAGTGATATGCTAGGAGGTTTATTCTCATTAGGGAAAGATAAAAAAGGAAAAGATTTAATTTTATCTCTCATTGTAGGTTACGAAATAGGAACTAGGTTATGCGATTCTGCTTCTTTAAGAAAAATAGGTTTTGATCACGTTAATTTTCTAGAAATAGCTACAGCTGCTGCTCTAAGTAAATATTTGAATCTTGATAGAAATGCTACTTATAATGCAATATCTATATCTATAGTTCCACATATAGCTCTAAGACAAACTAGAACAGGTAAACTCTCAATGTGGAAAGCTGGAGCTGCAGCTGAAGCAGTAAGGAATGCCACTTTTTCTGTATTGCTTGCTAAGGAAGGATTTACTGGACCAGAAAATCCGTTTTCTGGTAATATGGGTTTCAATAAGCTTATTACTGAATTAGATTTATCTAAATTTGATAATCTAGGTACATCAAAAATACTTTCTACCAGCATGAAAAAGTATCCTGTAGAATACCATGCAGAAGCTGCAGTAGAAGCTGCTCTTAACATTCAGTATCAAGGAGAAATTAGAAGAATATATGTAGAAACGTATGAAGCAGGTGTAAGTATATTAGCGGATAAAGAAAAATGGAGGCCAGAAAATAAAGAAACTGCAGATCATAGTCTTCCATTTATAATTGCTTCTACATTATTATTTAGAAATATGTGGTTAGATAATTATTCTAAAATTAAAGACGAAAAAGTTATAGAATTAATGGATAAAATTCAAGTTCTAGAAAACGACGAATATACTAAAATTTATCCTAAAGAATTACCAATAAAATTAGAAATAATTACTGATAAGGGAAAATTTGAAACTGAAGTAAGGTCTCCTAGAGGATATTATAATAATCCTATGTCAGATGCAGAAGTAGAAGAGAAAGCAATGAAACTAGGTTTAGGCAAAGAAAAAATTAGTGAATTATGGAATATGGAAAATATGGAGGTGGAAAAAATTGTTGCCTAA